The sequence CCGTAAATACCTGTTGGTCTTGTATTTTCAATAAGAGAGAAGCTTTTCGAAGCCATTGCAGAGATTATTGCAAAAATCATTGAAAGGTTTTCGTAAGGTTCTTTTATGATGTGTTTCGGCCAAATAGATACAACTCCATTTGAATTTATTACTTCATAAACAATGCTATTGACTGCGTCTTTTTCGAGTTCTACATCTGCATCGACAAATATGAGGATTTCTCCGCTTGAGTGATTGAATCCTTGAAGGCATGCATATGGCTTTCCTAAAAATCCTTCTTCATGTTCATCTATGTGGATAACTTTTGCGCCATATGATTTTGCAACATCAAAAGTTCTGTCGGTGGAATTGTCATCAACAACAATTATTTCAAGGTTTGGATATGTGCATTTTGTAAGGCTTTTAAGAAGTTTTTTGAGGTTATCTTCTTCGTTTTTTGCGGGGATTATTATTGATACCAATGGCTTATCCTGGGGTTCGTTTGTTTCAATGAACCGTGCCCTGTAAAAAGCAAAAATTCCACTAAAAATCCCTAAAATAGCCGTCAAAATAAGTAATTTAATCATTTCATACTAATTATAGTACTAACAAAGTCTAAATCAAAATGAGTTTCGGTATATATGTGGTATAATTTAAATATGAGAAGAAAATGCGGAATAGGTTGCACGAACTTAAGTGATTTTGGTGTTTCGCAAGGTATCGTTTTGAGAGCATGGATATTATCATATCTTAAGATAAATGGACCCAAGCATGGTTATGAAATCATATCTGGATTTATGGAGACATTCAAGGATCTTGCCCAGGACTTCACATCAAGTGAAATGGGTGCGTTCTACAAGATCATGAGACTCTTTGAAATGGAAGGACTTGTTACATCTTCCTGGGAGATTAGCGAAAGTGGTCCTGCAAGGCGTATTTATACAATAACTGACAAGGGAATAGAAGAACTTAAAAATTTAGAAGAAAGGCTTACGTATTCGAAATCAATAATAGAGACATTACTTAATATGATTAAGGAGGCAAAAAAATGAAAATTGCATTTGTAGTAGATGAAAACAAGGGACTTGAAAGTAAAATTAGTGAGCATTTTGGGCATGCTCCCTATTTTGTGATTGTGGACAGTGTTGATGGTGAAGTAAAGAATGTAGAAACGGTTGAAAATCCATATGCAGGATTGCATGCGCATGATGAACTTGTAGATTTCCTCAAAGGCAAGGGTGTTGAAATGGTGGTTTCGAGCCATATGGGTGAGCATATGATGGATGCTTTTGATGAAGCTGGTATTGATATCGTGATAGGTGCAGAAGGAAAAGTTTCTGATATCCTTGACGATGTTATTGAAGGTGATTTTGAAGAGTACGATGAAGACCTTGAAGAACTTGATGAGGAACCCGAAGAAGAAGATGAGATTTCAGAGTTGCGAGAGGATGTAGATGCGCTTAAAAAAGAAATCGAAGAAATAAAGTCTATGCTCAAAAACATTGAAAATAAATTGAAGGGATAAAATATATAAAAAGGGGGTGATTTTATGAAGATTAACGATTATCTTAAAGAGAAGACCAAAACATTAACAAGTGAAGAAAGAGAAGAGAGGTATAAGTATCTTGGAAAAGAGGTAGTTGATGTTGGAGAGCCTGGTCTTGATTCTATTGCGGAATTTTATGGCATTGCTCACGCGATTTGGGATGATTGGAAAGATGGGCATATCGACACAAAGACAGCCCTAAGAAGATTGTCTCTTCTAAAACTTCTGAGTTTTAAGGGCAAGAATAAGAAAATACAGGATATTGATGACGAGGATTTAGAGGAAGTAAGAAAATTTATTGATTATGTAAGACAGGTTATTAAAAACGAAGGAAGAAGACACGGAGAAAAAATCGAGGAAGAGTAGATTATGAAACATTTATTTGCACCGTGGCGTAAGACTTACATTCAAAACGCACACAATAAGGATAGAGGTTGTTTTATTTGCAATGCAGCAAAATCAAGCGATGATGAGGTAAATCTTGTAGTTAAGAGGGGCGATTTTGCAATTATCATCCTTAATAGGTATCCATATAACTCTGGGCATGTGATGATATGTCCTAAAAGGCATGTTAAGTACCCGTACGAATTAAACGAAGATGAACAAAGAGAAATAATGCAATTTTTAGGGATTGCGGTAAAAGTGCTCGAAAATGTTTATCACCCAGAAGGATTTAACATTGGTGTAAACATTGGACGCGCAGCAGGTGCAGGGGAGGAGCATCTTCACTTCCATATTGTACCAAGATGGGGTGGGGATACAAACTTTATGTCGGTTTTTTCTGAAACGAGGGTTATCCCCGAAACGGTTGAGGAAACTTTTAAAAAGCTAAAGGAAGCATTCAGTAGTATTTAATTACTTCACAGAATCTATGTGGTCTGACAGTTGAGTTGTGGGGACTTCAATGTCAAGTTCCCGCAACTTATACGAAACATACAAGGCTGCCTCAATACGCATTTTTTGTATTTCACAACCGATTTCGTAAGGCTTAAAGATGTCACCATTCATAATGTAATTGTTTGCAAGACATCCGCCCGTGCAGTAGAACCTTGCCCAGCACTCGGCACACTCCTTTTTATTGAAAAGGAAGTTTGCCTTTCTAAATTTTTCTTGAAGTTCTTTATTTTGAATGCCATTAAATACATCGCCTAATTTTGTTTCTTTTATGCCATCAAATTGATGACATGGATAAATTGACCCATCCGGAGAGACAGCGACATATTCAACGCCTGCTCCGCACCCGTTAATACGTTTTTGTATGCATGGACCTGCCTCTAAATCGATGTTAAAGTGGAAGAAGTTCCATGTTCCTTCTTTTTGTGAATTTACATATTCAGTTGCAAGGCGCTCGTACTCTTTTTTGAGGATCGACAAATCTTCTTTTTTAATCCCGATACCTTCTTCTTTTGTGACAACAGGCTCAAGCGAGATATATTTAAAGCCAAAATTATGTAAATCCATAACGGTTTTTGATATGTCAAGCGTTGTGTGGGTGTATGTCCCTCTTACATAATAGCCGCCTGACTCTTTTCTGTGTTCTGTAATCATCTTAATTTTTGGGAAAATGAGATCAAATGTGCCTGTGCCATTCCTCAAAACTCTGTATTTATCATTCGTCTCTTTTCCTCCATCAAGGCTCAAGACGATACTCACATCGTTATCATAAAGAAACTTTTCTATTTCTTCTGTAATAAGACTTCCATTTGTTGTTATGGTAAATCTCCAGTTTTTATTTTTGTAAGTACTTCGTGCGTATTCAATTGTTTTCTTAACAACATCAAAAGCAAGAAGTGGTTCGCCACCAAAGAAATCGACTTCAAGCGAATCACGCCCATCGGAGTTTTTAACAAGAAAATCGATAGAAGCCTTAGCAACATCAAAACTCATAAGGGCATCACTTCCACCGTAATTTCCTTTTTTTGCAAAACAGTACAGGCATCCAAAGTTACAGGCATGGGCAACATTGAGGCACATCGATTTCAGGATAAGGTTTGACTCAAAATACTTTGGAGGTTTCGAAAAAAGAATCCCATCTTTTATGAGTTCTTCTATCTCTTCCTGGATACCTAAAGCCTCATCTCCGTATTTTTCTTGGGTTAGTTTTAATGCCGTCTCTTTTGAATCTGTTTCCTCAAGTTTTGTTAAATAGAAATACGTTACCTCATCAAGATTTAAGAGGCTTCCTGAATTTACATCAAGAGCAAAAAATTCCCCATTGAAGGGGAAGAGGTGCACTAAAGACTTATCAAACACAGACTACCAAATCCACCTTTTAACAGGTTTTTTGATTTCGCAAACTTGATTGCCAACAGTTACGCTTGTTTTGCATGCAGACTTGCAAGGTGTCTGGCAAAGCCTGCAATCATGTGCCTTATCAATATTCCAGAACGGCTTCTTTGCTACAATTTTTACATGCTTAGTTGTATTTACCATAGCGTACCTCCTTACAACACTATTATATTTTTAAATCTGTTTTTTGCAAGTTTACTTTTTTATTTTGAATTATTTGCTTAAGTTGTATAATTTTGTAAGATGGCAAACATAAAAGGGGTTGTGATAAAGGAGTTTGAAAGCAAGGGGCA is a genomic window of Caldisericum sp. containing:
- the scfA gene encoding six-cysteine ranthipeptide SCIFF, coding for MVNTTKHVKIVAKKPFWNIDKAHDCRLCQTPCKSACKTSVTVGNQVCEIKKPVKRWIW
- the scfB gene encoding thioether cross-link-forming SCIFF peptide maturase, which codes for MFDKSLVHLFPFNGEFFALDVNSGSLLNLDEVTYFYLTKLEETDSKETALKLTQEKYGDEALGIQEEIEELIKDGILFSKPPKYFESNLILKSMCLNVAHACNFGCLYCFAKKGNYGGSDALMSFDVAKASIDFLVKNSDGRDSLEVDFFGGEPLLAFDVVKKTIEYARSTYKNKNWRFTITTNGSLITEEIEKFLYDNDVSIVLSLDGGKETNDKYRVLRNGTGTFDLIFPKIKMITEHRKESGGYYVRGTYTHTTLDISKTVMDLHNFGFKYISLEPVVTKEEGIGIKKEDLSILKKEYERLATEYVNSQKEGTWNFFHFNIDLEAGPCIQKRINGCGAGVEYVAVSPDGSIYPCHQFDGIKETKLGDVFNGIQNKELQEKFRKANFLFNKKECAECWARFYCTGGCLANNYIMNGDIFKPYEIGCEIQKMRIEAALYVSYKLRELDIEVPTTQLSDHIDSVK
- a CDS encoding NifB/NifX family molybdenum-iron cluster-binding protein, coding for MKIAFVVDENKGLESKISEHFGHAPYFVIVDSVDGEVKNVETVENPYAGLHAHDELVDFLKGKGVEMVVSSHMGEHMMDAFDEAGIDIVIGAEGKVSDILDDVIEGDFEEYDEDLEELDEEPEEEDEISELREDVDALKKEIEEIKSMLKNIENKLKG
- a CDS encoding glycosyltransferase family 2 protein; translation: MIKLLILTAILGIFSGIFAFYRARFIETNEPQDKPLVSIIIPAKNEEDNLKKLLKSLTKCTYPNLEIIVVDDNSTDRTFDVAKSYGAKVIHIDEHEEGFLGKPYACLQGFNHSSGEILIFVDADVELEKDAVNSIVYEVINSNGVVSIWPKHIIKEPYENLSMIFAIISAMASKSFSLIENTRPTGIYGPLIAVSRENYIKVGTHAVVKNEVVEDFKLGAAFVKANIPVKNFLGGELVKFRMYPKGLKSLFKGWAKNSALGSATVDFSVVLPIVLFLLGSLIPPFYYNTFPFFYLYASYVVLMYIFSKRVGEFSVVAAIFYPVIVLFTLFVITYSFYATFVRGFVEWKDVKIFTRR
- a CDS encoding HIT domain-containing protein, which produces MKHLFAPWRKTYIQNAHNKDRGCFICNAAKSSDDEVNLVVKRGDFAIIILNRYPYNSGHVMICPKRHVKYPYELNEDEQREIMQFLGIAVKVLENVYHPEGFNIGVNIGRAAGAGEEHLHFHIVPRWGGDTNFMSVFSETRVIPETVEETFKKLKEAFSSI
- a CDS encoding PadR family transcriptional regulator translates to MRRKCGIGCTNLSDFGVSQGIVLRAWILSYLKINGPKHGYEIISGFMETFKDLAQDFTSSEMGAFYKIMRLFEMEGLVTSSWEISESGPARRIYTITDKGIEELKNLEERLTYSKSIIETLLNMIKEAKK